The following proteins are co-located in the Clostridiales bacterium genome:
- a CDS encoding hemerythrin domain-containing protein — MKGENNAMDMESLKRQHRDVLTLAKYILEQIAGGEVEKNLDEVVRCINTISGKLKLHLMSEDQFLYPALSSSANPMLRRFGKQYGEEMEIVTGAFEGYKASYNTAPKIRHDMAGFEAASKQIFSALSGRIGREETELYPLLD, encoded by the coding sequence ATGAAAGGAGAAAATAATGCAATGGATATGGAAAGTTTAAAAAGACAGCATAGAGATGTACTGACATTAGCAAAATATATATTGGAACAGATCGCCGGGGGTGAGGTAGAGAAAAATCTCGATGAGGTAGTCAGATGCATCAATACCATCTCTGGAAAGCTGAAGCTGCATTTGATGAGTGAGGATCAATTTTTATATCCAGCACTCAGCAGCAGCGCTAATCCGATGTTAAGAAGGTTCGGAAAGCAGTACGGAGAGGAAATGGAGATCGTAACAGGCGCTTTTGAGGGATACAAAGCCAGCTATAACACTGCACCAAAGATAAGACATGATATGGCCGGTTTCGAAGCTGCTTCAAAACAAATTTTTTCCGCTCTATCAGGTCGGATCGGCCGGGAGGAAACAGAACTTTATCCGTTACTGGATTGA
- a CDS encoding DUF1858 domain-containing protein, with product MIWPVSKLLQNKFFPLYQVGSAGRKQNFIRYWIDLSNSIKKELIVVSEKKLDLSKSVFELCKDDPQVEEILAELGFSEITKPGMLQSVGRFMTIPKGAAMRNVALEVIRQTFENKGYTIMGGSENE from the coding sequence ATGATATGGCCGGTTTCGAAGCTGCTTCAAAACAAATTTTTTCCGCTCTATCAGGTCGGATCGGCCGGGAGGAAACAGAACTTTATCCGTTACTGGATTGACCTTAGTAATTCAATAAAAAAGGAGTTGATTGTGGTGTCAGAGAAAAAACTGGATTTATCAAAGAGCGTTTTCGAACTTTGTAAGGATGATCCTCAGGTTGAGGAAATACTTGCAGAACTAGGTTTTTCAGAAATAACAAAGCCAGGTATGCTCCAGTCTGTTGGGCGTTTTATGACCATACCCAAGGGGGCAGCCATGCGCAATGTAGCCCTGGAAGTGATCCGACAGACCTTTGAAAATAAAGGGTATACCATAATGGGAGGAAGCGAAAATGAGTGA
- a CDS encoding DUF438 domain-containing protein, producing MSELINNREFRVETIKKILAQLHEGKTVEEVKSQFAEAFEGVSAEEISQAEQALVNEGMAVEEIQNLCDVHAEVFKGSIEEIHRGEEPSELPSHPANVLKAENRALENLMGEIKTASSQVLPDLLKNLYQGLDIHYKKKENLFFPYMEQYGISAPPKVMWGVDDEIRTMLKNVLKTAENGSLAEELQSAISETFVKIADMIFKEENILLGILLENLTVDEWKQIGEDSGDFGYCLIESPGKWTPEEEPAAERARNASDAMKTQRNEAGLIQLPTGSFTVQELTTILDTLPIDITFVGKDDTVRYFSQSSERIFHRTPSVIGRQVSNCHPPASVHIVEKLVEDFKNGIKDSEDFWIHLGDKFVLIRYFAVRGQGGDYLGVLEVTQNIAPIQKITGDKRLVSE from the coding sequence ATGAGTGAACTGATCAACAACCGGGAATTCCGAGTCGAGACCATAAAGAAAATTTTGGCACAGCTCCATGAGGGAAAGACTGTAGAAGAAGTGAAAAGCCAATTCGCGGAAGCCTTTGAAGGGGTTTCGGCAGAAGAAATTTCACAGGCGGAGCAGGCGCTTGTAAACGAGGGAATGGCAGTCGAAGAGATTCAAAACCTTTGTGATGTCCATGCGGAGGTCTTTAAAGGCTCTATCGAGGAGATCCATCGCGGCGAGGAACCCTCTGAACTGCCCAGCCACCCAGCTAATGTACTGAAGGCAGAAAACCGGGCTTTGGAAAACCTTATGGGGGAAATTAAAACAGCTTCCTCTCAGGTTCTCCCAGACCTGCTGAAGAACCTGTATCAAGGACTGGATATTCATTATAAAAAGAAGGAGAATTTATTCTTTCCCTATATGGAGCAATACGGGATCAGCGCCCCGCCGAAGGTCATGTGGGGTGTGGATGATGAAATCCGGACCATGCTCAAAAATGTATTGAAAACGGCAGAAAACGGCAGCTTGGCAGAGGAGCTTCAGTCTGCGATAAGCGAAACCTTCGTAAAGATAGCGGACATGATCTTCAAAGAGGAAAACATTCTCTTGGGGATACTTCTTGAGAATCTTACGGTGGATGAGTGGAAGCAGATTGGAGAGGACAGCGGAGACTTTGGGTATTGTCTCATTGAAAGTCCGGGAAAATGGACGCCGGAGGAAGAACCAGCAGCTGAACGCGCCCGGAATGCCTCTGACGCAATGAAAACCCAAAGAAATGAAGCTGGATTGATTCAGCTTCCTACCGGTTCCTTTACCGTACAGGAACTAACGACAATTCTGGATACGCTTCCCATCGATATCACCTTCGTAGGAAAGGACGATACCGTGCGGTATTTTTCTCAGAGCAGTGAACGGATCTTTCACAGGACTCCTTCCGTTATAGGACGGCAAGTGTCCAACTGCCATCCTCCTGCAAGTGTGCACATCGTCGAAAAGCTTGTAGAGGACTTTAAGAACGGTATCAAAGACAGCGAAGACTTCTGGATTCATCTTGGAGATAAGTTTGTTCTGATTCGGTATTTCGCGGTTAGGGGTCAGGGCGGTGATTATCTGGGGGTTCTGGAAGTAACCCAGAACATTGCGCCAATCCAGAAAATCACTGGAGATAAGAGGTTGGTATCTGAGTGA
- a CDS encoding MBL fold metallo-hydrolase has translation MELWKVKGNTFCIDTGISYIPFYMINERDIILLDTGWAQADRVGLEGIFEENGYQVVGILCSHAHVDHMGNCQYFKEKYQCVVAMSELEALLCSSPVNLKVYYSSQTLAQVKKNLGHMICKADIRIPKDQEKIQIAGVEFRILHTPGHSPAHICVVTPDDVAYLGDTLVSRDVMEPAKLPYEYILKEALKSNDKLLELGCSKYIVAHKGVYDEIKGLVSENRKLHERNAERVLSLIDHSMTREEIMKTAMEKLKISIRSVSRYLTLERMLNTYVEYLHDTGRLDLIMEDGFLKYRVK, from the coding sequence GTGGAGCTGTGGAAGGTAAAAGGGAACACTTTTTGTATTGATACCGGAATAAGTTATATCCCTTTTTATATGATAAATGAAAGAGACATCATTTTGCTGGATACCGGATGGGCGCAAGCAGACCGGGTAGGATTGGAAGGGATTTTTGAAGAAAACGGTTATCAGGTAGTGGGGATTCTATGCAGCCACGCCCATGTGGATCATATGGGCAATTGCCAGTACTTCAAAGAGAAGTATCAATGCGTTGTCGCTATGTCGGAGCTGGAAGCGCTGCTCTGCAGTTCGCCAGTGAATCTCAAGGTGTATTACAGCAGTCAAACTTTAGCTCAGGTGAAGAAAAATCTGGGGCATATGATCTGCAAAGCAGATATTCGCATACCAAAGGATCAGGAGAAAATTCAGATTGCTGGAGTCGAATTCAGGATTTTGCATACGCCGGGACACAGCCCGGCGCATATTTGCGTGGTTACACCGGATGATGTTGCGTATCTGGGAGATACTTTGGTGAGCAGAGATGTAATGGAGCCGGCAAAGCTCCCCTATGAGTATATTTTAAAGGAAGCCTTGAAGAGTAATGATAAGCTTCTGGAATTAGGCTGCAGCAAATATATTGTTGCCCACAAAGGCGTGTATGATGAGATCAAAGGTCTTGTTTCCGAAAATCGAAAACTGCATGAGAGGAATGCTGAGCGTGTACTTTCTCTGATCGATCATAGTATGACCAGGGAAGAGATTATGAAAACAGCTATGGAAAAGCTTAAGATTTCAATTAGAAGCGTCAGCAGATATCTTACCTTGGAACGGATGCTGAATACCTATGTGGAATACCTTCATGATACAGGAAGGCTGGACCTTATTATGGAGGATGGCTTTCTAAAATATCGTGTAAAATAA
- a CDS encoding oxidoreductase yields MKTINAAVIGYGLAGRAFHAPIINCLEEFNLKAIYTKNKANREEINRRYPNTEVVTDVKDIFQDDSIELVVIATPNEFHYPLAAEAMAANKNVVVDKPFTITSQDADQLIHLSQQKNAVLSVYQNRRWDSDFLTLKKLIESGILGNIVEFESHFDRFKNTTSNNWREESGPGCGMLYDLGPHLIDQAVNLFGLPQAVTADLRNQRECKETVDNFELILHYPNLKVTLKSGMLVKIPTPRYTLLGDRGSFVKYGLDVQEGDLVNELTPLNKVDWGKEPEAIYGRIATEIGGLNVDGIVESERGDYRQYYLSVYRALVGEEPLAVTPQQARNTIKLIEEAIVSNESKRTIDLDGKLI; encoded by the coding sequence ATGAAAACCATCAATGCGGCTGTCATCGGATACGGGCTGGCCGGAAGGGCATTTCATGCCCCAATTATCAATTGCCTTGAAGAGTTTAATTTAAAGGCGATCTATACCAAAAACAAGGCAAATAGAGAGGAAATCAACAGAAGGTATCCCAATACGGAGGTTGTAACGGATGTAAAGGATATTTTTCAGGATGACTCCATCGAGCTGGTTGTGATTGCAACCCCCAACGAGTTCCATTATCCTCTGGCGGCGGAAGCCATGGCGGCAAATAAAAATGTGGTGGTTGATAAGCCCTTTACCATTACTTCTCAGGATGCAGATCAACTCATTCATTTGTCACAGCAGAAAAATGCTGTACTTTCTGTCTATCAAAACAGAAGATGGGACAGCGACTTTCTGACCTTGAAAAAACTGATTGAGAGCGGAATACTGGGAAATATCGTTGAATTTGAGAGCCATTTTGACAGATTCAAGAACACTACGAGCAATAACTGGAGAGAGGAAAGCGGACCTGGTTGTGGCATGCTCTACGATTTGGGACCGCATCTCATTGATCAGGCAGTAAATCTTTTCGGGCTTCCCCAGGCTGTAACAGCCGATCTTCGAAATCAGAGGGAATGTAAGGAAACCGTTGACAATTTTGAATTGATCCTCCACTATCCCAACCTTAAGGTCACCTTGAAATCAGGAATGCTTGTAAAAATCCCGACCCCCAGATATACGCTGCTGGGAGACCGAGGCTCTTTTGTGAAGTATGGACTTGATGTACAGGAAGGAGATCTTGTAAATGAATTGACCCCGCTGAACAAAGTTGATTGGGGAAAGGAGCCTGAGGCTATATACGGAAGAATTGCTACAGAAATCGGCGGATTGAACGTGGACGGGATCGTTGAGAGTGAACGAGGCGATTATCGCCAGTATTATCTCAGCGTATATAGGGCCCTTGTGGGCGAAGAGCCCCTTGCCGTTACCCCGCAGCAGGCGAGAAACACCATCAAGCTCATTGAAGAGGCTATTGTCAGCAATGAAAGCAAACGGACAATCGATCTGGATGGAAAGTTAATTTAA
- the codB gene encoding cytosine permease has protein sequence MSKEMTKKSVVKEKDYPLSHVPPEARTSLLAVTGVLIGFTFFTPTMAAGARLGAAFPFSELIWILLAGSAILGFYVAVICSIGAKTGLTSVLLARYTLGSAGAKWADIILGGTQVLWYAITAEYMGVLFSKGLGLPGWEVFFIIFWSVIMGATALYGFRSMAIVSYVALPLMVALVVIVTWMAFKEVGSLENLFGMKPTTTMSVTVAITVIVGTFASGGTQAANWARFAKDGKTAFIAGLLAFLVGNGIMVFSGMVGGFAFQTGDLIELMITMGLTFWALIILTLNIWTTNNATAYAFGVAGAEMFNKSNKAPFIIWGVVIATIVAVAGVGAYFIPLLNLFGTFIPPLGGVIIGDYFFTYKKNLPMLDDVKFRKLRFAPLIAYLVGCAAAYFGGAFEIGVPSLQGIIIAALAVPAVNAIFAAMKINDSHEVKKDAKYV, from the coding sequence ATGTCAAAAGAAATGACGAAAAAATCGGTCGTTAAGGAAAAAGATTATCCGCTGAGTCATGTACCACCGGAAGCAAGAACGAGCCTCCTCGCGGTAACGGGAGTACTCATCGGATTTACCTTTTTCACACCTACAATGGCAGCAGGCGCAAGACTGGGCGCTGCATTTCCCTTTTCAGAGCTGATCTGGATTTTGCTGGCAGGAAGTGCGATCCTTGGCTTTTATGTGGCAGTGATTTGCTCGATCGGTGCGAAAACCGGACTTACTTCTGTACTTCTTGCACGTTATACACTGGGCTCCGCAGGAGCCAAATGGGCCGATATCATACTGGGAGGGACCCAGGTTCTATGGTACGCTATCACAGCAGAATACATGGGAGTTCTTTTCTCCAAGGGCCTTGGTCTGCCGGGCTGGGAAGTGTTTTTCATCATTTTCTGGTCTGTTATCATGGGGGCCACCGCACTTTATGGTTTCAGAAGTATGGCCATTGTTTCCTACGTGGCGCTCCCTCTGATGGTAGCCCTTGTGGTGATTGTTACCTGGATGGCATTTAAGGAAGTAGGCAGCTTGGAAAATCTCTTCGGGATGAAACCAACCACCACCATGTCCGTAACGGTTGCAATTACGGTTATTGTTGGCACCTTTGCTTCTGGAGGAACGCAAGCAGCAAACTGGGCAAGATTTGCCAAGGATGGAAAGACTGCATTTATCGCAGGACTCCTTGCGTTCCTTGTGGGAAACGGAATCATGGTATTTTCGGGAATGGTGGGCGGCTTTGCATTTCAGACGGGAGATCTGATTGAATTGATGATAACCATGGGTCTGACTTTCTGGGCGCTGATTATTCTGACGCTTAATATTTGGACCACAAACAACGCCACTGCTTATGCCTTTGGTGTTGCAGGAGCAGAAATGTTTAATAAGTCCAATAAAGCACCCTTTATCATCTGGGGTGTGGTAATTGCAACCATTGTTGCTGTTGCAGGTGTAGGCGCATATTTCATTCCGCTGTTGAACCTGTTTGGAACCTTTATCCCTCCTCTCGGCGGAGTTATCATAGGAGATTATTTCTTTACATATAAAAAGAACTTGCCGATGCTGGATGATGTGAAGTTCCGGAAGCTTCGGTTTGCGCCTTTGATCGCATATCTCGTCGGATGCGCTGCCGCATATTTTGGCGGTGCATTTGAGATCGGAGTACCATCTTTGCAGGGAATCATCATTGCTGCACTAGCAGTGCCTGCAGTAAATGCGATCTTTGCAGCAATGAAAATCAATGATTCCCATGAAGTGAAAAAGGACGCAAAATACGTTTAG
- the codA gene encoding cytosine deaminase, with protein sequence MNSLFIKNAKLRGQEGLSCILIEDGSISRIGEGIAVDGLETVDAGGNLVVPPFVDPHVHLDAVLSAGDLSRPNKSGTLLEAIDIWGERKPFLTKEILKQNAREVVNWYIANGVLRVRTHADCSDPTLVTVESLVELRDEVRDLIDIQVVAFPQDGIFTKPDGEALLRKALEIGADVVGGAPHIEYTREDGVRDVETVYRLAEEFDRLIDIHIDETGDPHSRFVEVMAKENINRGWQGRAAASHTTAMHNYNNDYAFKLLGILKKADMNMITNPFDNSVLQNRTDGYPRKRGHTRVDELLARGVNVCIGHDSIMDPWYSMGKGNMIAAANLLAHTAHMNGHDQITTLMDMITVRSARTLKIEDTYGLETGKPADLVILDARDDAEAVRLTSECLYVIRRGKIISKTEPAVRTLFVKETPETVDFKLGKR encoded by the coding sequence ATGAATTCACTTTTCATAAAAAACGCGAAACTCAGAGGGCAAGAGGGCCTAAGTTGTATCCTCATTGAGGACGGAAGCATCAGCCGTATTGGAGAAGGGATTGCAGTGGATGGGCTGGAGACTGTAGATGCAGGAGGAAATCTGGTAGTTCCGCCTTTCGTTGACCCCCATGTTCATCTGGATGCAGTGCTCTCAGCAGGTGATCTGAGCAGGCCAAATAAGTCGGGAACCCTGCTGGAGGCCATCGATATCTGGGGAGAAAGAAAACCCTTCCTGACAAAGGAAATTTTAAAGCAAAATGCGCGGGAAGTGGTCAACTGGTATATTGCCAACGGAGTCCTTCGGGTTAGAACGCATGCGGACTGCTCCGACCCTACGCTTGTAACAGTAGAAAGTCTGGTGGAATTAAGAGATGAAGTTCGCGATCTGATCGATATTCAGGTTGTTGCCTTTCCTCAGGATGGTATCTTTACCAAACCCGATGGTGAAGCGCTGCTGAGAAAAGCACTGGAAATTGGAGCGGATGTGGTAGGCGGAGCGCCGCATATTGAATATACCAGAGAAGACGGAGTAAGGGATGTAGAGACTGTTTACCGGCTGGCGGAGGAATTCGACAGGCTCATCGACATCCATATTGATGAGACAGGCGATCCCCATTCCCGGTTCGTCGAGGTAATGGCCAAGGAGAATATCAACAGAGGCTGGCAGGGAAGAGCTGCTGCCAGCCACACCACAGCAATGCACAACTATAATAACGACTATGCCTTTAAATTACTAGGGATTCTGAAAAAAGCCGATATGAACATGATTACAAATCCTTTCGACAATTCGGTATTGCAGAACCGAACCGACGGGTATCCCAGAAAGAGGGGGCATACAAGGGTGGATGAGCTGCTTGCAAGAGGAGTTAATGTATGCATCGGACACGATTCGATCATGGACCCATGGTATTCCATGGGGAAAGGCAATATGATCGCTGCTGCAAATTTGCTGGCTCATACCGCACACATGAATGGACATGATCAGATTACGACCTTGATGGATATGATTACCGTAAGATCGGCGAGAACACTGAAAATAGAAGATACCTATGGATTGGAGACGGGAAAGCCTGCCGATCTTGTGATACTGGATGCCAGAGATGATGCGGAAGCGGTACGATTGACCAGTGAATGTCTGTATGTCATCCGGCGGGGAAAGATCATCAGCAAGACAGAGCCGGCAGTGAGGACGCTGTTTGTAAAAGAAACGCCGGAAACTGTTGACTTTAAGCTTGGGAAGCGTTGA
- a CDS encoding LacI family transcriptional regulator, with protein sequence MNIKSVAKKAGVSVATVSRVLNHPDAVAPDTKEHILSVMESLDYKPNWMARGLKLNRTGAIALLIPEITDLGYMEIAKGVEDVAHQKSYNIMLCATEDDKNKEKGYIENFIDRRVDGIILVSTYLKKSDLNLIRKQDIPVVLIGKNEELAEENLVYTDYRAAAAEATRHMIEIGHSRIGVIYGSRPKLENEHKLEGFRKTMEDEGLTCPAEYFLAEENSLEGGFLAASRLLNLEQRPQAIFVTSDIMAIGAMEKMKQSGLRIPEDIAVVGFDNLKISGYLEPKLTTVTKPMYRMGLIAARLLFDIMEESQEDAQPQEILIQSKLKVRKSCGHKDRVKEIF encoded by the coding sequence TTGAATATTAAATCCGTAGCAAAAAAGGCCGGCGTTTCTGTTGCCACCGTGTCCCGGGTACTGAATCATCCTGATGCGGTAGCGCCCGATACAAAGGAACACATTCTCAGTGTCATGGAAAGTCTGGACTACAAGCCAAACTGGATGGCAAGAGGCCTGAAGCTGAACCGAACCGGAGCAATCGCATTGCTGATCCCTGAAATAACGGACCTTGGTTACATGGAAATTGCCAAAGGGGTAGAGGATGTGGCGCATCAGAAGAGCTATAACATTATGCTGTGCGCAACGGAAGACGACAAGAACAAAGAAAAGGGATATATTGAGAACTTCATTGACAGAAGAGTAGACGGAATCATACTGGTGTCAACCTATCTAAAAAAAAGCGATCTAAATTTAATCCGCAAGCAGGATATTCCCGTTGTTTTGATCGGAAAAAACGAGGAGCTTGCTGAGGAAAATCTTGTTTACACAGATTACCGAGCAGCAGCAGCTGAGGCTACCAGGCACATGATTGAAATCGGCCACAGCCGAATTGGCGTGATCTATGGCAGCCGACCAAAGCTTGAAAACGAGCATAAGCTGGAAGGGTTTCGGAAAACCATGGAGGATGAAGGGCTGACCTGTCCCGCTGAATATTTCCTGGCTGAGGAGAACAGTTTGGAAGGGGGGTTCCTTGCGGCAAGCAGGCTGCTCAATTTGGAACAAAGACCCCAGGCGATCTTCGTGACTTCTGACATCATGGCCATCGGAGCTATGGAAAAAATGAAACAATCTGGATTGAGGATCCCAGAGGATATTGCCGTAGTGGGCTTTGACAATCTCAAAATATCAGGATATCTGGAACCAAAGCTTACCACTGTAACAAAACCTATGTATCGTATGGGGTTAATTGCAGCCAGATTGCTTTTTGATATTATGGAAGAATCGCAAGAGGATGCGCAGCCGCAGGAAATACTGATTCAGTCAAAACTGAAGGTCAGAAAATCATGCGGACATAAGGACAGGGTTAAAGAAATATTCTGA